One window of Magallana gigas chromosome 2, xbMagGiga1.1, whole genome shotgun sequence genomic DNA carries:
- the LOC105334850 gene encoding uncharacterized protein isoform X1, whose translation MRDECFKVSSIFSAIDNLSYASQILTMCKRNLETAKLFEECCYGHQFNGTHCYICADGFTGQKCETPCDGLFYGYLCSNSCECPKKHCHHIYGCSANESVVSSTAVYTTELFESSEATTSYLMESTRFSESTTRESQTTGNHYEITNVIFSNVSEEFQSDRVIISSVPPVTTSPNLLDNNTLIIAIGGLIAFFLCILSIQACVKLYACIRRKSKSKRITEKTDSAIDEETYDNINEAMMTAISKADDPQQQGKYYQLKTLNKDTSMPYHKIDNTLERRSAENLNIEMKDELHSSLISNDSTGSSSNSYLKPRTNKHEKHNYIEVLDTASANDELVKDCIEVPDHDASFPNYLEPIHSQHIDGNGQNSLVQRDSTYQDVINEKPLEDTYLDVVHCIETGNNP comes from the exons ATGCGTGATGAGTGTTTTAAAGTGTCATCCATTTTTTCAGCCATCGATAATTTATCTTACGCCAGTCAGATACTAACTATGTGCAAGAGAAATCTTGAAACTGCGAA ATTATTTGAAGAATGTTGTTATGGTCATCAGTTTAATGGGACACATTGTTATA tTTGTGCAGATGGGTTTACAGGTCAGAAATGCGAGACTCCTTGTGATGGACTTTTTTATGGTTATCTCTGCAGCAATTCGTGCGAGTGCCCTAAAAAACATTGTCATCATATATATGGATGCAGTGCAA aTGAAAGTGTGGTTTCCAGCACGGCAGTTTATACGACAGAATTATTTGAATCGTCTGAAGCTACGACATCATATCTCATGGAGTCTACACGTTTCTCAGAAAGTACTACAAGAGAATCCCAAACGACAGGAAACCATTATGAAATTACAAACGTTATCTTTAGTAATGTTAGCGAAGAGTTTCAAAGCGATAGAGTAATCATTTCCAGTGTTCCACCAGTAACCACATCGCCGAATTTACTTGATAACAATACCCTCATCATAGCGATTGGTGGACTTATAGCATTTTTCCTTTGCATACTCAGCATACAGGCTTGTGTTAAACTGTATGCATGTATCcgtcgaaaatcaaaatcaaaacggATTACTGAGAAAACTGATTCGGCTATAGACGAAGAAACATATGACAATATAAACGAAGCTATGATGACAGCAATAAGTAAAGCCGATGACCCCCAGCAGCAAGGAAAATACTACCAACTGAAGACTTTAAACAAAGATACAAGTATGCCATATCATAAAATTGATAACACATTAGAACGCCGATCCGCCGAAAATCTCAATATAGAAATGAAAGATGAATTGCACTCTTCTTTAATCAGTAATGATTCGACTGGTAGTAGTAGTAATTCATACCTGAAACCTAGGACTAACAAACACGAAAAACACAACTACATTGAAGTTCTGGACACCGCTTCAGCAAATGACGAACTTGTGAAAGACTGTATAGAAGTTCCTGACCATGACGCATCATTTCCAAACTATTTAGAGCCAATTCACAGCCAACATATAGATGGAAACGGTCAAAACTCTCTTGTTCAACGTGACAGTACCTACCAAGATGTGATCAATGAAAAGCCATTAGAAGATACGTATCTTGATGTTGTTCATTGCATAGAAACGGGAAATAACCCATGA
- the LOC105334850 gene encoding uncharacterized protein isoform X2, protein MRDECFKVSSIFSAIDNLSYASQILTMCKRNLETAKLFEECCYGHQFNGTHCYNGFTGQKCETPCDGLFYGYLCSNSCECPKKHCHHIYGCSANESVVSSTAVYTTELFESSEATTSYLMESTRFSESTTRESQTTGNHYEITNVIFSNVSEEFQSDRVIISSVPPVTTSPNLLDNNTLIIAIGGLIAFFLCILSIQACVKLYACIRRKSKSKRITEKTDSAIDEETYDNINEAMMTAISKADDPQQQGKYYQLKTLNKDTSMPYHKIDNTLERRSAENLNIEMKDELHSSLISNDSTGSSSNSYLKPRTNKHEKHNYIEVLDTASANDELVKDCIEVPDHDASFPNYLEPIHSQHIDGNGQNSLVQRDSTYQDVINEKPLEDTYLDVVHCIETGNNP, encoded by the exons ATGCGTGATGAGTGTTTTAAAGTGTCATCCATTTTTTCAGCCATCGATAATTTATCTTACGCCAGTCAGATACTAACTATGTGCAAGAGAAATCTTGAAACTGCGAA ATTATTTGAAGAATGTTGTTATGGTCATCAGTTTAATGGGACACATTGTTATA ATGGGTTTACAGGTCAGAAATGCGAGACTCCTTGTGATGGACTTTTTTATGGTTATCTCTGCAGCAATTCGTGCGAGTGCCCTAAAAAACATTGTCATCATATATATGGATGCAGTGCAA aTGAAAGTGTGGTTTCCAGCACGGCAGTTTATACGACAGAATTATTTGAATCGTCTGAAGCTACGACATCATATCTCATGGAGTCTACACGTTTCTCAGAAAGTACTACAAGAGAATCCCAAACGACAGGAAACCATTATGAAATTACAAACGTTATCTTTAGTAATGTTAGCGAAGAGTTTCAAAGCGATAGAGTAATCATTTCCAGTGTTCCACCAGTAACCACATCGCCGAATTTACTTGATAACAATACCCTCATCATAGCGATTGGTGGACTTATAGCATTTTTCCTTTGCATACTCAGCATACAGGCTTGTGTTAAACTGTATGCATGTATCcgtcgaaaatcaaaatcaaaacggATTACTGAGAAAACTGATTCGGCTATAGACGAAGAAACATATGACAATATAAACGAAGCTATGATGACAGCAATAAGTAAAGCCGATGACCCCCAGCAGCAAGGAAAATACTACCAACTGAAGACTTTAAACAAAGATACAAGTATGCCATATCATAAAATTGATAACACATTAGAACGCCGATCCGCCGAAAATCTCAATATAGAAATGAAAGATGAATTGCACTCTTCTTTAATCAGTAATGATTCGACTGGTAGTAGTAGTAATTCATACCTGAAACCTAGGACTAACAAACACGAAAAACACAACTACATTGAAGTTCTGGACACCGCTTCAGCAAATGACGAACTTGTGAAAGACTGTATAGAAGTTCCTGACCATGACGCATCATTTCCAAACTATTTAGAGCCAATTCACAGCCAACATATAGATGGAAACGGTCAAAACTCTCTTGTTCAACGTGACAGTACCTACCAAGATGTGATCAATGAAAAGCCATTAGAAGATACGTATCTTGATGTTGTTCATTGCATAGAAACGGGAAATAACCCATGA